The following proteins come from a genomic window of Columba livia isolate bColLiv1 breed racing homer chromosome 27, bColLiv1.pat.W.v2, whole genome shotgun sequence:
- the PLPPR3 gene encoding phospholipid phosphatase-related protein type 3, whose protein sequence is MAGPGFVSQHSRFRREGTGVHVFGLCATALVTDVIQLATGYHAPFFLTVCKPNYTLLGTPCDANPYITQDICSGADKHAILSARKTFPSQHATLSAFAAVYVSMYFNSIISDSTKLLKPILVFAFAIAAGICGLTQITQYRSHPADVYVGFLIGAGIAAYLAYHAVGNFCAPAERVPAPAPTKDALRALTQRGHDSVYHQNKSVSTDELNPQTRLEEAARPVPREKNSLGSLKRASVDVDLLAPRSPMGKENMVTFSNTLPRVNTPSMDDPARRHMTIHVPVDASRSKQLITEWKQKSLEGRSMTLAEEAAQGRGAGDTGDDVPPSLYPTVQARAAERAAMGPRVLIQPRAGASQLVHIPEESQAGAGTTASSGAAVRAKWVMVAEKGAAQRVANPPRLMQVIAMSKQQNIVSITPKHSETSSSSTSSDSSQYRSPSERDSSSIITIDAHAPHHPVVHLSAGNGPWEWKSGPKGPEGPDAYELGEAGKDFRGFRAPKSAGISPGSSVSDMEQDEPRYGSLAAIPGERGDAPPEGLLGTASRESTLRRKPAERDGPADSEVDHYYKKMQASRRFKD, encoded by the exons GTGTCCACGTGTTTGGGCTCTGTGCCACCGCCCTGGTGACAGACGTCATCCAGCTGGCCACCGGCTACCACGCGCCCTTCTTCCTGACCGTCTGCAAGCCCAACTACACGCTGCTGGGCACGCCTTGCGACGCCAACCCCTACATCACCCAGGACATCTGCTCGGGCGCGGACAAGCACGCCATCCTCTCTGCCAG GAAGACTTTCCCATCCCAGCATGCGACGCTCTCGGCTTTTGCTGCCGTCTACGTGTCG ATGTATTTCAATTCCATCATCTCGGACAGCACCAAACTCCTCAAGCCCATCCTGGTCTTCGCCTTTGCCATCGCCGCCGGCATCTGCGGCCTGACGCAGATCACCCAGTACCGCAGCCACCCCGCCGATGTCTACGTGGGGTTCCTGATCGGTGCCGGCATCGCCGCCTACCTG GCTTACCATGCCGTTGGCAACTTCTGCGCCCCAGCAGAGAGGGTCCCGGCACCGGCCCCCACCAAGGACGCGCTGCGGGCACTGACACAGCGCGGCCACGACTCCGTCTACCACCAAAACAAGTCGGTGAGCACCGACGAGCTGAACCCGCAGACGCGGCTGGAGGAGGCGGCACGGCCGGTGCCGCGGGAGAAGaactctctgggcagcctgaaGCGGGCCAGCGTGGACGTGGACCTGCTGGCCCCCCGCAGCCCCATGGGCAAGGAGAACATGGTGACCTTCAGCAACACCCTGCCCCGTGTCAACACCCCCTCCATGGATGACCCCGCGCGGCGCCACATGACCATCCACGTCCCCGTGGACGCCTCCCGCTCCAAGCAGCTCATCACCGAGTGGAAGCAGAAGTCGCTGGAGGGCCGGAGCATGACGCTGGCGGAGGAGGCGGCGCAGGGCCGGGGCGCCGGGGACACCGGTGATGACGTCCCCCCGTCGCTCTACCCCACGGTGCAGGCGCGCGCGGCCGAGCGGGCGGCCATGGGGCCCCGCGTCCTCATCCAGCCGCGGGCGGGCGCCTCGCAGCTGGTGCACATCCCCGAGGAGAGCCAGGCGGGCGCTGGCACCACGGCCAGCAGTGGCGCGGCCGTGCGCGCCAAGTGGGTGATGGTGGCCGAGAAGGGGGCTGCCCAGCGGGTGGCCAACCCCCCGCGCCTCATGCAGGTCATCGCCATGTCCAAGCAGCAGAACATCGTCTCCATCACCCCCAAGCACTCGGAGACCTCGTCGTCCTCCACCAGCTCTGACTCCTCCCAGTACCGCTCGCCCTCGGAGCGGGACAGCTCCAGCATCATCACCATCGACGCCCACGCCCCCCACCACCCCGTCGTGCACCTCTCCGCCGGGAATGGGCCCTGGGAATGGAAGTCGGGGCCGAAGGGGCCGGAGGGGCCGGACGCCTACGAGCTGGGTGAGGCGGGGAAGGATTTCCGCGGCTTCCGCGCGCCCAAGAGCGCCGGCATCTCCCCCGGCTCCTCCGTCAGCGACATGGAGCAGGACGAGCCGCGCTACGGCAGCCTGGCTGCCATCCCGGGGGAGCGGGGGGACGCGCCCCCCGAGGGGCTGCTGGGCACGGCCAG